The Parvularculales bacterium region CAATAGAAAAAGAGTCTCATGGGCAGACTGGCAGATAAGAAAACCATCGTAACGGGTGCGAGTAGCGGTATTGGCCGCGCAAGTGCGCGATTATTCGCACGCGAGGGAGCCTCCGTTGTAGCGGTAGACCGCACCGAAGAAACGCTCTACGAGACAGTAGAGATGATTACAAAAGAAGGTGGCACGGCCATAGCTCACGTTGCCGATGTTGCTGATGAAGACGCCGTTAAAAAATACATCACCCTGTGCACGCAAGAGTTTGGGAGGCTTGATGCTATTTACGCCAATGCCGGTATTAGTGGTCAGGCTGCTCCTCTGGTGCAACAAACTGTTGACGATTGGCTTGAGATTTTAAGGGTTAATCTTATCGGACCGTTTCTTGCTGTTAAGCACGCCAGCCCAATCATGGCAGCTGCTGGTGGCGGCTCTATTATCTGCACGGCCTCGGTGGCGGGTATTCGTGCCAACGCCGGGCACTCTCCTTATGGGGCTAGCAAAGCGGGAGTTATCAATCTGATTAAGACATCAGCCTATGAACTCTATGGCACGGGCGTTCGAGTCAATGCTGTCTGCCCGGGGATCATTGAAACGGGCATGACGAAGCCCATTTTTGACCGGGCCAAAGAGCGGGGCACCTCTCATAAGATTGGCCAGTTGAATCCCATGGCCCGTTATGGCTATCCAGAAGAGATTGCAACCATGGTTTCATTCTTGGCCAGTGATGAGGCTTCTTATATCAATGGTCAGGCCATACCGGTGGACGGAGGTCTTACCAGTAGCCTGCCTTATGTTTATCCTCGTCGGGACTAGCAAAACTCCTACAAAATACCCAATTCTCCTAAGATTTCTGCTAATCCACCCCTACAGTGAGCAAGACCCCTACTAGATATTGGGGGGTCTTGCGAGATCTCTGCACATTTGGTAGTTTCTCCTTGTCTGTGTACTACATTTTGTGGTAAATCCTTAAAGATACTCTAAATAGGGTAACAGGAAAAACAAAAGACAAACTTCTAAAAAAGTGGAGGAAGATGGATGTCCTGGACTGAAGAACGTGTTGAAACACTTAAAGAGCTATGGGCAACAGGATTAAGCGCCAGTCAGATTGCCCGCCAAATGGGTGGGATAACCCGC contains the following coding sequences:
- a CDS encoding SDR family NAD(P)-dependent oxidoreductase — translated: MGRLADKKTIVTGASSGIGRASARLFAREGASVVAVDRTEETLYETVEMITKEGGTAIAHVADVADEDAVKKYITLCTQEFGRLDAIYANAGISGQAAPLVQQTVDDWLEILRVNLIGPFLAVKHASPIMAAAGGGSIICTASVAGIRANAGHSPYGASKAGVINLIKTSAYELYGTGVRVNAVCPGIIETGMTKPIFDRAKERGTSHKIGQLNPMARYGYPEEIATMVSFLASDEASYINGQAIPVDGGLTSSLPYVYPRRD